A stretch of the Panicum virgatum strain AP13 chromosome 9N, P.virgatum_v5, whole genome shotgun sequence genome encodes the following:
- the LOC120689108 gene encoding uncharacterized protein LOC120689108, which produces MEAYCNAVRRLEDKFDGLELNHIARKYNEEADKLAKIISGRTTVPPNVFARDLTKPSIDFKNPAEAIRAAPEPSGVAAVEPSAKDPSTKGPEAMATDIETSSVDEAEAMEIDENPPPRDWRTQYLDWMIRGVLPSDRAQARRIARRAKSFILIDDELYKRRPSGVLQRCIPVPECRELIRDIHNGICGHHATPCTLVGNVFRQGFYWPTAVADTTDVMRTCEGFQFYAQKMHLPAHALQTIPNTWLFAVWGLDLVFSYT; this is translated from the exons atggaggcgtactgcaatgcagtgcgtcGCCTCGAGGACAAGTTTGACGGGCTCGAGCTTAACCACATCGCACGCAAGTACAATGAGGAAGCAGACAAACTGGCCAAAATCATATCTGGGCGGACCACTGTTCCCCCGAACGTCTTCGCCCGTGACCTCACCAAGCCATCCATTGACTTCAAGAATCCTGCGGAAGCCATCAGAGCAGCACCCGAACCCTCGGGGGTTGCGGCCGTTGAGCCATCGGCCAAGGACCCATCGACGAAGGGGCCCGAGGCCATGGCCACAGACATCGAAACCTCCTCAGTAGATGAggctgaagcaatggagatcgatgaGAACCCACCTCCACGAGACTGGCGCACCCaatacctcgactggatgatccGAGGGGTTCTACCCTcagaccgcgctcaggcgcggcgcattgccaggcgggccaagtctttCATCCTGATCGACGACGAGCTGTACAAGCGCCGTCCCTCGGGCGTCCTACAACGATGCATCCCCGTCCCCGAGTGCAGGGAGCTGATCCGAGACATCCACAACGGCATCTGCGGTCACCACGCCACGCCGTGCACCCTCGTGGGCAACGTGTTTCGAcaaggcttctactggcccaccgcggtcgccgacacCACTGACGTcatgcggacctgcgagggtttcCAGTTCTACGCTCAGAAGATGCACCTCCCGGCTCACGCTTTGCAGACAATCCCCAACACATggttgtttgccgtgtggggattggacctt GTtttctcgtatacttag